The Burkholderia contaminans genome has a segment encoding these proteins:
- the dsbD gene encoding protein-disulfide reductase DsbD, whose protein sequence is MEAAVHTWHSTARAFGGRWAHALVLRIALGVLLMLASFAAHALGEADLLPPESAFPLKVSLGGPQQVDLDFDTHPGYYLYRDRFSFAADGVPVKPDALPPGEVKKDPTFGMVTVYHRPLHLRITLPRAVAAGSVTLSVTSQGCADAGVCYPPLMRTFRIATDGTVTRVATGDDAGAAAAQTGGSRSHSTLSVFGIHLRPANGISLPEIAGFLLGGLLMAATVCMYPLIPIVAAVIGAGARPASLWRGFRLSFVYVQGLALTYAGAGTVAALAGMPLVALTQRSWVLAAFGALMVVFALGMFGVFRLQMPVNWQTRFANWSRRLPGGRAGPVFVMGMLSALIVGPCSTPVLAGALLYIANSRDLIGGAAALYAMAIGMGLPLLAFGTFGSHVLPKAGRWMIPVQHTLGFMLLAAALWFVYSLLPDWLLMMVLAMLFASAGMTLRGIDPLPPNAHGIQRIGKALGVLLLVVGVAELVGVASGHFDALRPLGGFMQMSVPASRPTQASARFESIRSNAELDRALADARGRPMMIDFYADWCITCKELERFTFSDSVSDSARPFPDADFAGA, encoded by the coding sequence ATGGAGGCGGCAGTGCACACATGGCATTCCACGGCGAGGGCGTTCGGTGGACGCTGGGCGCATGCGCTCGTGCTGCGCATCGCGCTTGGCGTGCTGTTGATGCTGGCATCGTTCGCCGCCCACGCGCTCGGCGAGGCCGATCTTCTACCGCCTGAGAGTGCCTTTCCTCTGAAGGTGTCGCTCGGCGGGCCGCAGCAAGTCGATCTCGACTTCGATACCCATCCGGGATACTACCTTTATCGAGACCGCTTCAGCTTCGCGGCGGACGGTGTGCCGGTCAAGCCCGACGCGCTGCCGCCGGGCGAGGTCAAGAAGGATCCGACGTTTGGCATGGTCACGGTATACCACCGGCCGCTACATCTTCGCATTACGCTGCCTCGTGCCGTCGCAGCAGGCAGTGTCACGTTGTCGGTCACCTCGCAAGGATGTGCGGACGCGGGCGTCTGCTATCCGCCATTGATGCGCACCTTCCGGATTGCCACAGATGGAACGGTGACGCGTGTGGCCACCGGCGATGATGCCGGGGCGGCTGCTGCTCAGACCGGCGGCTCGAGAAGTCATTCGACACTCTCGGTGTTCGGAATCCATCTGCGTCCGGCAAACGGAATCAGCCTGCCCGAAATCGCCGGTTTTCTGCTTGGCGGTCTGCTGATGGCGGCCACGGTCTGCATGTATCCGCTGATTCCGATCGTTGCAGCCGTTATCGGCGCGGGCGCGCGACCGGCTTCGCTGTGGCGCGGCTTCAGACTATCGTTCGTCTACGTGCAGGGACTCGCGCTCACCTACGCCGGTGCCGGCACCGTCGCGGCGCTCGCGGGTATGCCGCTCGTCGCATTGACGCAGCGGAGCTGGGTGCTGGCCGCGTTCGGTGCGCTGATGGTCGTATTTGCGCTCGGCATGTTCGGCGTGTTCCGGCTGCAGATGCCCGTCAACTGGCAGACCCGCTTCGCGAACTGGAGCCGCCGGCTGCCGGGCGGGCGCGCGGGCCCCGTGTTCGTGATGGGCATGCTGTCCGCGCTGATCGTCGGTCCGTGCTCCACGCCGGTGCTCGCGGGTGCGCTGCTCTATATCGCGAACAGTCGCGACCTGATCGGTGGTGCGGCGGCGCTTTACGCAATGGCGATCGGCATGGGGCTGCCGTTGCTCGCGTTCGGCACGTTTGGCTCGCACGTATTGCCGAAAGCCGGCCGTTGGATGATCCCCGTGCAGCATACGCTTGGATTCATGCTGTTGGCCGCGGCGCTCTGGTTTGTCTATTCGCTGTTGCCTGATTGGCTGTTGATGATGGTGCTCGCGATGCTGTTCGCGAGCGCGGGCATGACGCTGCGGGGGATCGATCCGTTGCCGCCGAACGCGCACGGCATCCAGCGGATCGGTAAGGCTCTCGGTGTGTTGCTGTTGGTAGTGGGCGTCGCAGAGCTAGTCGGCGTCGCATCAGGCCACTTCGATGCGTTACGGCCACTGGGCGGCTTCATGCAGATGTCTGTTCCAGCGAGCAGGCCAACCCAGGCGAGCGCGCGCTTCGAATCGATACGCTCGAATGCCGAACTGGACCGCGCGCTCGCGGACGCGCGCGGTCGGCCCATGATGATCGATTTCTATGCCGACTGGTGCATCACGTGCAAAGAGCTCGAACGCTTCACGTTCAGTGATTCGGTAAGCGACTCGGCCCGACCGTTTCCCGATGCTGATTTTGCTGGCGCATGA
- a CDS encoding high-potential iron-sulfur protein, with the protein MRITRRTFISVAAGLASVATFGRHAQADAGVVQESDANAVALGYKTDASKVDRTKFPKFQAGQACASCQFFQGKTGDTAAPCTVFGGKRVSAKGWCSAYMKRA; encoded by the coding sequence GTGAGGATCACCCGCCGCACATTCATTTCGGTCGCCGCCGGACTTGCCTCGGTGGCGACGTTCGGCCGGCACGCGCAGGCGGATGCCGGCGTCGTGCAGGAAAGCGACGCGAATGCCGTCGCGCTCGGCTACAAGACGGACGCGAGCAAGGTCGACAGGACGAAATTTCCAAAGTTTCAGGCTGGACAAGCGTGTGCGAGCTGCCAGTTCTTTCAGGGCAAGACCGGCGACACCGCGGCACCGTGCACGGTGTTTGGCGGCAAGCGGGTCAGCGCGAAAGGCTGGTGTAGCGCCTACATGAAGCGAGCCTGA
- the tnpB gene encoding IS66 family insertion sequence element accessory protein TnpB (TnpB, as the term is used for proteins encoded by IS66 family insertion elements, is considered an accessory protein, since TnpC, encoded by a neighboring gene, is a DDE family transposase.) translates to MITLPAGTRIWLAAGVTDMRCGFQGLATKVQATLEENPLCGHVFIFRGRRGDLVKLLWATDDGLWLLSKRLERGRFIWPQADGGKISLTVAQLSMLLEGIDWRQPRRTAPLSML, encoded by the coding sequence GTGATCACATTGCCGGCCGGCACCCGCATCTGGCTTGCTGCGGGCGTCACGGACATGCGCTGCGGCTTCCAGGGGCTTGCCACGAAGGTACAGGCGACGCTCGAGGAGAATCCGTTGTGCGGCCATGTGTTCATCTTCCGCGGACGTCGAGGCGATCTCGTGAAGCTGCTTTGGGCCACCGACGACGGGCTCTGGCTGCTGTCGAAGCGATTGGAACGCGGCCGCTTCATCTGGCCGCAAGCCGATGGCGGCAAGATCTCGCTCACGGTCGCGCAGTTGTCGATGCTTCTCGAAGGCATCGATTGGCGGCAGCCCCGCCGTACGGCACCTCTGTCGATGCTGTAG
- a CDS encoding transposase: MSVSIVARRHDINANVVFGWRKQYREGKLELPGLEAAPSAMTGTELLSVDVIDSVLMLPAPQPTGNATSKVTSGVPMPTPVCEIEVEIGKRRVKIRGLSAERAEAFLQECLK, translated from the coding sequence ATGTCGGTGTCGATCGTCGCGCGGCGGCACGACATCAACGCCAACGTCGTGTTCGGGTGGCGCAAGCAATATCGGGAAGGCAAGCTGGAACTGCCGGGACTCGAAGCTGCGCCGTCGGCCATGACAGGCACGGAGTTGCTGAGCGTTGACGTGATCGATTCGGTGTTGATGCTGCCAGCGCCGCAGCCTACGGGAAACGCGACGTCGAAGGTGACAAGCGGCGTACCGATGCCGACGCCCGTGTGCGAGATCGAGGTGGAGATCGGCAAGCGGCGCGTGAAGATTCGCGGCCTGTCTGCTGAGCGGGCCGAAGCGTTCCTGCAGGAATGCCTGAAGTGA
- a CDS encoding P-II family nitrogen regulator produces METQCVVAIVRPETLDAIEKEIHSIDTHGVTITKVKGFGAHLNPYAKHWETEHLKIEIFTRASDADALIEAIMRVTHVGAPGDGVVAVIPVTGFYSIHTMKPVVP; encoded by the coding sequence ATGGAAACACAATGCGTTGTCGCGATCGTTCGACCAGAAACGCTCGATGCGATCGAGAAAGAGATCCACTCGATTGATACACACGGCGTCACGATCACTAAAGTAAAGGGCTTCGGCGCACACCTGAATCCCTATGCCAAACATTGGGAAACCGAACACCTGAAAATCGAGATCTTCACGCGAGCATCGGACGCCGACGCGCTCATCGAGGCCATCATGCGAGTGACGCACGTCGGCGCGCCCGGCGACGGTGTCGTTGCGGTCATCCCGGTCACCGGTTTCTACAGCATCCATACGATGAAACCGGTGGTTCCTTGA